One segment of Rosa chinensis cultivar Old Blush chromosome 6, RchiOBHm-V2, whole genome shotgun sequence DNA contains the following:
- the LOC112174674 gene encoding uncharacterized protein LOC112174674 translates to MTSAIGWYGPLIDLSKAALHIGDFVQLVVFIHRITPLQYKLSNGGEVIRTDIQVGDETRPFFSVSLWQKQMGSMAVYGDVVLLQNVKIVKYRDVVEAKTVTQSSLHRLLHPYESILTKGVDELIEGCRVGIAAKEKLRKVVEWVKKSNTRQFRGSQLQQRQFPRNWKLPEESKKPEDCCSVSRLSHLTNSCKAVFDASVAEIFMPQAECESWCDKEDMFVSRRLCKKGDPGLVRHLICTGCRICGSPLEANSENTSKQNAAALYCLESSNRLHVISLIYRPFMLYVWDDSDYAPLLVKNKAAELLFGNIKAERVYSCYKEKPHDGEVNFKDTDTETGASAKPTSQPKAAEGGVLVSCSSAVDKRSLEWEGKLGFQRTMDFYRIWLILLKTMLQQRTNSLLKFVVNVNASLDWENGRFEMVSVQMPCLRTKRSPEHI, encoded by the exons ATGACGTCAGCGATCGGATGGTACGGACCGCTAATCGACCTGTCGAAGGCTGCGCTTCACATCGGCGACTTCGTTCAGCTGGTCGTCTTCATCCACCGAATCACTCCTCTTCAG TATAAATTATCCAACGGCGGAGAAGTAATCCGGACCGACATCCAGGTCGGCGACGAAACGAGGCCGTTTTTCTCCGTATCCCTATGGCAAAAGCAAATGGGATCCATGGCCGTCTACGGCGACGTCGTTTTGTTACAAA ATGTGAAGATAGTAAAATATCGTGATGTTGTTGAAGCTAAAACCGTGACACAGTCGTCTTTACACCGTCTACTTCATCCTTATGAATCCATTTTAACTAAAG GTGTGGATGAGTTGATAGAGGGGTGTCGAGTTGGGATAGCTGCCAAGGAGAAGCTAAGAAAGGTAGTAGAATGGGTGAAGAAGAGCAACACTCGTCAGTTCCGCGGCTCTCAGCTGCAGCAGAGGCAATTCCCGAGGAACTGGAAGCTGCCAGAAGAGAGTAAAAAACCTGAGGATTGTTGCTCAGTTTCGCGGTTATCACATCTAACTAATTCTTGCAAGGCAGTGTTTGATGCATCTGTTGCCGAAATTTTTATGCCACAAGCTGAATGTGAGTCTTGGTGTGACAAGGAAGACATGTTTGTAAGTAGGAGACTCTGTAAAAAAGGAGATCCTGGTTTGGTAAGACATCTTATTTGTACAGGTTGCCGGATATGCGGTTCCCCCTTGGAGGCCAACAG TGAAAACACGTCTAAGCAAAATGCAGCTGCCCTTTACTGTTTGGAAAGCTCGAACCGCCTTCATGTTATAAGCCTCATATACAGGCCTTTCATG TTATATGTATGGGATGATTCGGATTATGCACCACTCCTGGTCAAAAACAAAGCCGCAGAGCTTTTGTTTGGGAACATCAAAGCTGAAAGAGTCTATTCGTGCTATAAGGAAAAACCACATGACGGAGAAGTTAATTTCAAAGACACTGACACAGAAACTGGTGCAAGTGCAAAACCAACTTCACAACCTAAAGCTGCTGAGGGAGGAGTTCTGGTTTCTTGCTCATCAGCTGTAGACAAAAGGAGCTTAGAATGGGAGGGAAAACTTGGTTTCCAGAGGACCATGGACTTCTATAGGATTTGGTTAATTCTTCTGAAAACTATGCTGCAGCAAAGAACGAACAGCCTTTTGAAATTTGTAGTCAATGTAAATGCCAGTTTGGATTGGGAGAATGGGAGGTTTGAAATGGTTTCTGTGCAGATGCCATGCTTAAGAACTAAGCGATCTCCAGAGCATATTTAA